From the Gordonia bronchialis DSM 43247 genome, one window contains:
- the metG gene encoding methionine--tRNA ligase produces MAADLTSRNSHGDGRPYYITTAIAYPNGAPHIGHAYEYISADVLARFHRLDGYDVRFLTGTDVHGQKMQQTAEKEGIPTAELARRNSDRFQALQDRLGSSYHRFIRTSDDDHKRASEAIWQRMSDNGDIYLDKYSGWYDVRDETFYADSETSVNEAGERVATDTGHVLTWTEEETYFFRLSNYQDKLLELYESDPDFIGPDVRRNEVVSFVKGGLNDLSISRTTFDWGVPVPAHPDHVMYVWVDALTNYLTGAGFPDDEQTLRRYWPADLHIIGKDIIRFHCVYWPAFLMSAGIDLPKRVFVHGFLLNKGEKMSKSVGNVLDPDALIAEFGLDPVRYFFLREVSYGQDGSYSTDAIISRINADLANDFGNLAQRTLSMIGKYFDGALPAPGVYLDADTELLARADALLDTVRAHIEVQAIHLALEAMWSVLGETNRYISAQEPWKLAKTDLGRTGTVLYVCAEVVRIVALLSQPVMPASTAKLLDLLGVDDSGAARQFSAVTDRLAPGTTLPKPTPIFPRYEV; encoded by the coding sequence ATGGCCGCAGACTTGACCAGCCGCAATTCGCACGGTGACGGACGCCCGTACTACATCACCACCGCGATCGCCTACCCCAACGGCGCACCTCACATCGGGCACGCCTATGAGTACATCTCGGCCGACGTGCTCGCCCGGTTCCACCGCCTCGACGGCTACGACGTCCGGTTTCTCACCGGCACTGACGTCCACGGCCAGAAGATGCAGCAGACCGCGGAAAAGGAAGGCATCCCGACCGCCGAGCTGGCGCGCCGCAACTCCGACCGATTCCAGGCCCTGCAGGACCGGCTCGGCTCGAGTTATCACCGGTTCATCCGCACCTCCGACGACGACCACAAGCGCGCGTCGGAGGCCATCTGGCAGCGGATGAGCGATAACGGCGACATCTACCTCGACAAGTACTCCGGCTGGTACGACGTCCGCGACGAGACCTTCTACGCCGACAGCGAGACCAGCGTCAACGAGGCAGGCGAACGCGTCGCCACCGACACCGGACACGTCCTCACCTGGACCGAGGAGGAGACCTACTTCTTCCGGCTGTCCAACTACCAGGACAAGCTCCTCGAGCTCTACGAGTCCGACCCCGACTTCATCGGACCCGACGTCCGCCGCAACGAGGTGGTCAGCTTCGTCAAGGGCGGCCTCAACGACCTGTCCATCTCGCGCACCACCTTCGACTGGGGAGTACCGGTCCCTGCTCACCCCGATCACGTCATGTACGTGTGGGTCGACGCCCTCACCAACTACCTGACCGGCGCCGGCTTCCCCGACGACGAGCAGACGCTGCGCCGCTACTGGCCGGCCGATCTGCACATCATCGGCAAGGACATCATCCGCTTCCACTGCGTGTACTGGCCCGCTTTCCTGATGAGCGCGGGCATCGATCTGCCCAAACGTGTGTTCGTGCACGGCTTTTTGCTGAACAAGGGCGAGAAGATGAGCAAGTCGGTGGGCAACGTCCTCGATCCCGACGCACTGATCGCCGAGTTCGGACTCGACCCCGTGCGGTACTTCTTCCTGCGTGAGGTCTCCTACGGTCAGGACGGGTCGTACTCGACCGACGCGATCATCAGCCGGATCAACGCCGACCTCGCCAACGACTTCGGCAACCTCGCGCAACGCACCTTGTCGATGATCGGCAAGTACTTCGACGGGGCGCTGCCCGCTCCGGGGGTCTACCTCGACGCCGATACCGAACTCCTCGCCCGCGCCGATGCCCTGCTCGACACCGTGCGCGCCCACATAGAGGTCCAGGCCATCCATCTCGCGCTCGAGGCGATGTGGTCGGTCCTCGGGGAGACCAACCGCTACATCTCGGCGCAGGAACCGTGGAAGCTCGCCAAGACCGACCTCGGACGCACCGGCACCGTGCTCTACGTCTGCGCCGAGGTGGTCCGCATCGTCGCACTGCTCAGCCAACCGGTCATGCCGGCCTCCACGGCGAAGCTGCTCGACCTGTTGGGCGTCGACGATTCCGGTGCCGCCCGGCAGTTCAGCGCCGTCACCGACCGGCTCGCTCCCGGGACCACGCTCCCGAAGCCGACGCCGATCTTCCCCCGCTACGAGGTCTGA
- a CDS encoding HEAT repeat domain-containing protein: MLIGEVARHSGVSARMLRHYDSLGLVQPTGRSAGGYREYSDADIRRLWHVESLRSLGLSLNEVGRALDDPKFAPAELISELIASTRARMAAQAALLTRLEQVESAGPADWPEVLSLIALLRGVQSADPAARQQAALGTPDGFALGTDALAQAVLAEEDPNVAGTLRWALARSGTAGIDSLATALHADDAQVRRRAAMAIAELGRPESTELLRPLLNDPDADVRWAATRALGSTGERDAIGALIALIVVGDRDVEAAEMLASFADSADDATAIVDALTTALADGDAPARLRLAQALAEIPGPAAAQGLHILRTDEDRTVAATAEAILARRDA, translated from the coding sequence ACCCACCGGGCGCAGTGCGGGCGGTTATCGCGAGTACTCCGACGCCGACATCCGTCGACTCTGGCACGTCGAGAGCCTCCGGTCGTTGGGCTTGTCCCTCAACGAGGTCGGCCGCGCCCTCGATGATCCGAAATTCGCTCCGGCCGAACTGATCTCGGAACTCATCGCCAGCACACGGGCGCGGATGGCGGCGCAGGCCGCGTTGCTCACGAGGCTCGAGCAGGTCGAGTCGGCAGGACCGGCGGACTGGCCGGAGGTGTTGTCGCTCATCGCATTGCTGCGTGGCGTGCAGTCCGCAGACCCCGCTGCTCGCCAGCAGGCTGCGCTCGGCACCCCGGACGGCTTCGCGCTCGGCACCGACGCGCTGGCCCAGGCAGTGCTCGCCGAGGAAGACCCCAACGTGGCCGGCACCCTGCGGTGGGCCCTGGCCCGCTCCGGTACAGCCGGAATCGATTCCCTCGCAACCGCATTGCACGCCGACGACGCGCAGGTGCGGCGTCGGGCCGCCATGGCGATCGCCGAACTGGGCCGCCCTGAATCCACCGAACTCCTGCGCCCGCTGCTCAACGACCCCGACGCCGACGTCCGATGGGCGGCGACACGCGCACTGGGCTCGACGGGTGAGCGTGACGCGATCGGAGCGCTGATCGCGCTGATCGTCGTCGGCGACCGCGATGTGGAGGCCGCCGAAATGCTCGCGTCGTTCGCCGACTCGGCCGATGACGCGACCGCCATCGTCGACGCGCTGACCACTGCGCTGGCCGACGGTGATGCGCCCGCGCGTCTCCGGCTGGCTCAGGCGCTGGCCGAGATTCCCGGACCGGCGGCCGCGCAGGGTCTGCACATCCTCCGCACCGACGAGGACCGGACCGTGGCCGCCACCGCCGAGGCGATCCTGGCCCGCCGCGACGCGTAG